The following proteins are co-located in the Streptomyces sp. DT2A-34 genome:
- a CDS encoding DUF6114 domain-containing protein, with translation MSAETPAAPGHDEHYLRVFRRNFRAWRGTRPFWAGLFVMFGGLPIAYFPYANLQIGHLTLAMQTAGGSSSLIIGVLLVVLGFTLWFQKHVRTFAGVAAILLALVSIPLSNLGGFLIGFLFALVGGAMAVSWVPGTPPDAEQAQRGTTGAGGAPEGLDPDTTVLQPVQDADAWGESNDLSGTSPANGANGRHSAG, from the coding sequence ATGAGCGCCGAGACTCCTGCCGCGCCCGGCCATGACGAGCACTACCTCCGGGTCTTTCGGCGGAACTTCCGCGCCTGGCGGGGCACGAGGCCGTTCTGGGCCGGTCTGTTCGTCATGTTCGGCGGACTCCCGATCGCCTACTTCCCGTACGCGAACCTCCAGATCGGCCACCTGACGCTGGCGATGCAGACCGCGGGGGGCTCCAGCTCCCTGATCATCGGTGTGCTGCTCGTCGTCCTGGGCTTCACTCTGTGGTTCCAGAAGCACGTCCGCACCTTCGCGGGCGTGGCGGCGATCCTGCTGGCGCTCGTCTCCATCCCGCTGTCCAACCTCGGTGGCTTCCTCATCGGCTTCCTCTTCGCCCTCGTCGGCGGAGCGATGGCCGTGTCGTGGGTCCCGGGCACGCCGCCCGACGCGGAGCAGGCGCAGCGGGGCACGACGGGAGCGGGTGGCGCTCCTGAGGGCCTGGACCCCGACACCACGGTCCTCCAGCCCGTGCAGGACGCGGACGCGTGGGGCGAGTCGAACGATCTGTCAGGAACGAGCCCGGCGAACGGGGCGAACGGGAGGCACAGTGCCGGCTGA
- a CDS encoding DUF6230 family protein, translated as MESQVRGGTRWKRFAVVMVPSVAATAAIGVALGQGALAASFSVSGQSFKVTTDKLVGTGFSQYGALDEGYTLTGKKTVHPVAVSGFKSATINSLCQSVVTPDVPLLGSVSLILRAGQDPNKPVEAKNLYIDVADLEADATFENIDIGVAAKDASKGPGMKGGGEQANPFGFAQQADKATLVGVKQTAWATTAGTFKLSGLKMSLSTGVKECY; from the coding sequence ATGGAGTCCCAGGTGCGTGGCGGGACCAGATGGAAGCGGTTCGCTGTGGTCATGGTGCCCAGCGTCGCCGCCACGGCTGCGATAGGTGTCGCCCTCGGGCAGGGCGCTCTCGCCGCGTCGTTCAGTGTCTCCGGCCAGTCGTTCAAGGTCACGACCGACAAGCTCGTCGGTACGGGTTTCTCGCAGTACGGCGCTCTTGATGAGGGATACACCCTCACCGGCAAGAAGACGGTTCACCCCGTCGCCGTCTCGGGCTTCAAGTCCGCGACGATCAACAGCCTGTGCCAGTCCGTTGTCACCCCGGACGTCCCGCTGCTCGGGAGCGTCAGCCTGATCCTGCGGGCCGGCCAGGACCCGAACAAGCCGGTCGAGGCCAAGAACCTCTACATCGACGTCGCCGACCTCGAGGCCGACGCGACGTTCGAGAACATCGACATCGGTGTGGCCGCCAAGGACGCCAGCAAGGGTCCGGGCATGAAGGGCGGCGGCGAGCAGGCCAACCCCTTCGGTTTCGCCCAGCAGGCCGACAAGGCCACGCTGGTCGGCGTGAAGCAGACGGCGTGGGCGACCACCGCCGGAACCTTCAAGCTCAGCGGTCTGAAGATGTCGCTGTCGACGGGTGTCAAGGAGTGCTACTAA
- a CDS encoding tetratricopeptide repeat protein translates to MQPRNMSMSGVVDLAAVKAAQEAKAKAEQARAEAARQGGGTGAVSPADLVIDVDEAGFERDVLQRSAEVPVVIDFWAEWCQPCKQLSPVLERLAVEYDGRFLLAKIDVDANQMLMQQFGVQGIPAVFAVVAGQALPLFQGAADETQIRQTLDQLVTVAEQRFGLTGLTVDPDAEPGGAQPAPTVPSGPYDALLEAAVQALDAGDLGGAVQAYKNVLSEDPANTEAKLGLAQAELLQRVQGADPQQVRKEAAEKPTDARAQIAAADLDLVGGHVEDAFGRLIETVQRTVGDDRDTVRLRLLELFEVVGGDDPRVAAARRALARALF, encoded by the coding sequence ATGCAGCCACGGAACATGTCCATGAGCGGAGTCGTCGACCTCGCCGCGGTGAAGGCGGCCCAGGAGGCCAAGGCGAAGGCGGAGCAGGCGCGTGCCGAGGCCGCCCGGCAGGGCGGGGGCACCGGCGCCGTATCGCCCGCCGATCTTGTTATTGATGTGGATGAGGCGGGATTCGAGCGGGACGTCCTCCAGCGGTCCGCCGAGGTGCCCGTCGTCATCGACTTCTGGGCCGAGTGGTGCCAGCCCTGCAAGCAGCTGAGCCCGGTACTGGAGCGGCTCGCCGTCGAGTACGACGGGCGGTTCCTCCTCGCCAAGATCGACGTCGACGCCAACCAGATGCTGATGCAGCAGTTCGGCGTACAGGGCATCCCCGCCGTCTTCGCCGTCGTCGCGGGTCAGGCGCTGCCGCTCTTCCAGGGGGCGGCCGACGAGACGCAGATCCGCCAGACGCTCGACCAACTCGTCACCGTCGCCGAGCAGAGGTTCGGCCTCACCGGCCTCACCGTAGACCCGGACGCCGAGCCCGGTGGCGCCCAGCCCGCTCCCACAGTGCCGTCCGGTCCGTACGACGCGCTGCTCGAGGCCGCCGTACAGGCGCTGGACGCGGGCGACTTGGGCGGTGCCGTCCAGGCGTACAAGAACGTACTGAGTGAGGACCCGGCGAACACGGAGGCCAAACTCGGGCTCGCCCAGGCCGAGTTGCTCCAGCGGGTGCAGGGCGCCGACCCCCAGCAGGTGCGCAAGGAGGCCGCCGAGAAGCCCACCGATGCGCGGGCGCAGATCGCCGCCGCGGACCTGGATCTGGTGGGCGGCCATGTCGAGGACGCGTTCGGCCGGCTGATCGAGACCGTGCAGCGCACGGTGGGCGACGACCGGGACACCGTACGACTTCGGCTGCTGGAGCTGTTCGAGGTCGTGGGCGGCGATGATCCACGCGTGGCGGCGGCGCGCAGGGCGTTGGCCCGCGCGTTGTTCTGA
- a CDS encoding TetR/AcrR family transcriptional regulator, whose protein sequence is MQSRTSAARLGRPRSAAAATAILAATREALVEVGWSRLTLGDVATRAGVAKTTLYRRWSGKNELVVDAVAELFDELELPDSGSLAADIEGVVLQFAAILARPEAKSGLMAVVAESTRDEALRERIRGSIVDRQKRLVLQGRSRAQKRGELPPESDPEEAARTADLIFDVVAGAVVHRTLVSAEPADEEWVRSFTRVLLLGLTRAS, encoded by the coding sequence ATGCAGAGCCGCACCTCCGCCGCCCGCCTCGGCCGCCCGCGCAGCGCCGCCGCGGCCACGGCGATCCTGGCCGCGACGCGGGAGGCGCTGGTCGAGGTGGGCTGGTCCAGGCTCACCCTGGGAGACGTGGCAACGCGCGCCGGGGTTGCGAAGACGACCCTCTATCGCCGCTGGTCCGGCAAGAACGAGCTGGTGGTGGACGCGGTCGCGGAACTCTTCGACGAACTGGAGCTCCCCGACAGCGGGAGCCTCGCCGCCGACATCGAGGGCGTGGTCCTGCAGTTCGCGGCGATCCTGGCCCGCCCCGAGGCGAAGAGCGGACTGATGGCGGTGGTGGCGGAGTCGACGCGGGACGAGGCGCTGCGCGAGCGCATCCGCGGGTCCATCGTCGACCGCCAGAAACGCCTGGTCCTCCAGGGCCGCTCCCGGGCCCAGAAACGCGGCGAGCTCCCCCCGGAGAGCGATCCGGAGGAAGCCGCCCGCACAGCGGACCTGATCTTCGACGTGGTGGCGGGCGCGGTGGTGCACCGCACCCTGGTGAGCGCGGAGCCGGCGGACGAGGAGTGGGTGCGCAGCTTCACACGCGTCCTGCTCCTGGGCCTCACCAGAGCCTCTTAG
- a CDS encoding methylmalonyl-CoA mutase gives MDADAIEEGRRRWQARYDAARKRTAATGAEPRNWTRTTLSGDPVEPVYGPRPGDRYEGFERIGWPGEYPYTRGLYPTGYRGRTWTIRQFAGFGNAEQTNERYKMILGNGGGGLSVAFDMPTLMGRDSDDPRSLGEVGHCGVAIDSAADMEVLFKDIPLGDVTTSMTISGPAVPVFCMYLVAAERQGVDPSVLNGTLQTDIFKEYIAQKEWLFQPEPHLRLIGDLMEYCAAGIPAYKPLSVSGYHIREAGSTAAQELAYTLADGFGYVELGLSRGLDVDVFAPGLSFFFDAHVDFFEEIAKFRAARRIWARWMRDVYGARSEKAQWLRFHTQTAGVSLTAQQPYNNVVRTAVEALAAVLGGTNSLHTNALDETLALPSEQAAEIALRTQQVLMEETGVANVADPLGGSWYVEQLTDRIEADAEKIFEQIKERGLRAHPDGRHPIGPVTSGILRGIEDGWFTGEIAESAFRYQQALEKGDKRVVGVNAHTGSVTGDLEILRVSHEVEREQVRVLGARKEVRDDGAVRAALDAMLAAARDGGNMIEPMLDAVRAEATLGEICGVLREEWGVYTEPAGF, from the coding sequence ATGGACGCTGACGCCATCGAGGAGGGCCGCCGTCGCTGGCAGGCCCGGTACGACGCCGCGCGCAAGCGCACGGCGGCAACCGGGGCGGAGCCCCGAAATTGGACACGCACCACGCTCTCCGGGGACCCCGTGGAGCCGGTGTACGGACCCCGGCCCGGGGACAGGTACGAGGGCTTCGAGCGGATCGGCTGGCCCGGGGAGTACCCCTACACCCGCGGGCTGTATCCGACCGGCTACCGAGGGCGGACGTGGACCATCCGGCAGTTCGCCGGGTTCGGGAACGCCGAGCAGACCAACGAGCGCTACAAGATGATCCTCGGCAACGGCGGCGGCGGTCTCTCGGTCGCCTTCGACATGCCGACGCTCATGGGCCGCGACTCCGACGACCCGCGCTCGCTCGGCGAGGTCGGGCACTGCGGTGTGGCCATCGACTCGGCCGCCGACATGGAGGTCCTGTTCAAGGACATCCCGCTGGGCGACGTGACGACGTCCATGACCATCAGCGGTCCGGCCGTCCCCGTCTTCTGCATGTACCTGGTGGCGGCGGAGCGGCAGGGCGTCGACCCGTCCGTGCTCAACGGCACCCTCCAGACCGACATCTTCAAGGAGTACATCGCCCAGAAGGAGTGGCTCTTCCAGCCCGAGCCGCACCTGCGCCTCATCGGCGACCTCATGGAGTACTGCGCGGCCGGCATCCCCGCCTACAAGCCGCTGTCCGTCTCCGGCTACCACATCCGCGAGGCCGGATCGACGGCCGCGCAGGAGCTGGCGTACACGCTGGCGGACGGCTTCGGGTACGTCGAACTGGGCCTGTCGCGCGGACTGGACGTCGACGTCTTCGCCCCCGGCCTGTCCTTCTTCTTCGACGCGCACGTCGACTTCTTCGAGGAGATCGCCAAGTTCCGGGCCGCGCGCAGGATCTGGGCGCGCTGGATGCGGGACGTGTACGGGGCGCGGAGCGAGAAGGCGCAGTGGCTGCGCTTCCACACGCAGACCGCCGGCGTCTCGCTGACCGCGCAGCAGCCGTACAACAACGTGGTGCGTACGGCCGTGGAGGCGCTGGCGGCCGTGCTCGGCGGGACCAACTCGCTGCACACCAACGCCCTCGACGAGACCCTCGCGCTCCCCTCCGAGCAGGCCGCCGAGATCGCCCTGCGCACGCAGCAGGTCCTCATGGAGGAGACCGGGGTCGCCAACGTGGCCGATCCGCTGGGTGGTTCGTGGTACGTCGAGCAGCTGACCGACCGGATCGAGGCCGACGCCGAGAAGATCTTCGAGCAGATAAAGGAGCGGGGACTGCGGGCGCATCCCGACGGGCGGCACCCGATCGGGCCGGTCACGTCCGGGATCCTGCGCGGGATCGAGGACGGCTGGTTCACCGGGGAGATCGCCGAGTCGGCGTTCCGCTACCAGCAGGCGCTGGAGAAGGGTGACAAGAGGGTCGTGGGGGTCAACGCCCACACCGGTTCCGTCACCGGCGACCTGGAGATCCTGCGGGTGAGCCATGAGGTGGAGCGGGAGCAGGTGCGGGTGCTGGGTGCCCGCAAGGAGGTGCGGGACGACGGTGCCGTGCGGGCCGCGCTCGACGCGATGCTCGCCGCCGCGCGGGACGGCGGCAACATGATCGAGCCGATGCTGGACGCGGTCCGGGCCGAGGCGACCCTGGGCGAGATCTGCGGGGTGCTGCGCGAGGAGTGGGGGGTGTACACCGAGCCGGCGGGGTTCTGA
- a CDS encoding DUF3817 domain-containing protein: MKKSVLTRYRVMAYVTAVMLLVLCTCMVFKYGFDMGEDVTFAVSQVHGFLYIIYLVFAFDLGSKAKWSFGKLLWVLLSGTIPFAAFFVERKVTRQVEPLVSEPVPAVAKA, translated from the coding sequence ATGAAGAAGAGCGTCCTGACCCGCTACCGGGTGATGGCTTACGTCACCGCCGTCATGCTGCTCGTGCTGTGCACCTGCATGGTGTTCAAGTACGGCTTCGACATGGGCGAGGACGTCACCTTCGCCGTCTCCCAGGTCCACGGCTTCCTCTACATCATCTATCTGGTTTTCGCCTTCGACCTCGGCTCCAAGGCCAAGTGGTCGTTCGGCAAGCTGCTGTGGGTGCTGCTCTCCGGGACGATTCCCTTCGCGGCCTTCTTCGTCGAGCGCAAGGTCACCCGCCAGGTCGAACCCCTGGTCAGCGAGCCGGTCCCGGCTGTCGCCAAGGCCTGA
- a CDS encoding MarR family winged helix-turn-helix transcriptional regulator → MPKPLSLPFDPIARADELWKQRWGNVPSMAAITSIMRAHQILLGEVDAAVKPYGLTFARYEALVLLNFSKAGELPMSKIGERLMVHPTSVTNTVDRLVKSGLVDKRPNPNDGRGTLASITDKGREVVEAATRDLMAMDFGLGVYDAEECAEIFAMLRPLRVAAHDFEEG, encoded by the coding sequence GTGCCGAAGCCGCTCAGTCTTCCCTTCGATCCCATCGCCCGCGCCGACGAACTCTGGAAGCAGCGCTGGGGCAACGTGCCGTCGATGGCGGCCATCACCTCGATCATGCGCGCGCACCAGATCCTGCTCGGCGAGGTGGACGCGGCGGTCAAGCCGTACGGACTGACGTTCGCGCGGTACGAGGCGCTGGTACTGCTCAACTTCTCCAAGGCCGGCGAGCTGCCGATGTCCAAGATCGGCGAGCGGCTGATGGTCCATCCCACGTCCGTGACGAACACCGTCGACCGGCTGGTCAAGTCGGGTCTGGTCGACAAGCGCCCCAACCCCAACGACGGGCGCGGCACGCTCGCCTCCATCACCGACAAGGGCCGCGAGGTCGTCGAGGCGGCCACCCGTGACCTGATGGCCATGGACTTCGGGCTCGGGGTGTACGACGCCGAGGAGTGCGCGGAGATCTTCGCCATGCTGCGCCCGCTGCGGGTGGCGGCGCACGACTTCGAAGAGGGCTGA
- a CDS encoding antibiotic biosynthesis monooxygenase encodes MTGGPSAPERVRVIRLLRVRAGMEADFVKSYKDVLARAARFPGHLGEQLCRSLDDPAQWLLTSEWDSPEAVQRWRTNPEHRTLVEPMNACLHDDRWTAVFQVKETVPV; translated from the coding sequence ATGACGGGCGGCCCCTCGGCCCCGGAGCGGGTGCGGGTGATCCGACTGCTGCGCGTGCGCGCCGGGATGGAAGCGGACTTCGTGAAGTCCTACAAGGACGTACTCGCCAGGGCCGCGCGATTCCCCGGACACCTCGGCGAACAGTTGTGCCGTTCCCTGGACGATCCCGCGCAGTGGCTGCTCACCAGCGAGTGGGACAGCCCCGAAGCCGTCCAGCGGTGGCGCACCAACCCCGAGCACCGGACCCTGGTCGAGCCGATGAACGCCTGCCTGCACGACGACCGGTGGACGGCGGTCTTCCAGGTGAAGGAGACAGTGCCCGTCTGA
- a CDS encoding cytochrome P450 → MTQAFASEESEALSSEAAAAAASSCSREFRANPHPVYAALRESAPVCPLSPPHGVETYLITRYDDARAALADPRLSKDMYGAIDAYHRIFGDSSIALDDNMLFSDPPKHTRLRRIVGSTFTPKRVESLRTRVQEITDDLLDQCPTSGPVNLLPEFCFPLPLHVICELLGVPENERKQAQEWSATVAQTGFGPEARKALEIAEGNLRGYLAELCARKRTEPDGGLLSALVTAQDQEGSLTDHELVSTAWVLLFAGHKSTAYQIGNAVYHLLSRPDQKELALRDASAMNAAIEEIFRFETSVENSTFRHATEDIVIRDQLIPKGALVQISITGANRDPEMFAEPNEMDVQRPNVQATHLAFGYGPHYCIGAPLARLEMQTALTSLFGRFPDMALAVAPEDARWLTVPFPAFRGLAELPVVLDPS, encoded by the coding sequence ATGACGCAAGCGTTCGCATCCGAGGAATCCGAGGCACTGTCGTCCGAAGCGGCCGCGGCCGCGGCCTCGTCCTGCAGCCGGGAGTTCCGGGCCAACCCGCACCCCGTGTACGCGGCGCTCCGGGAGTCGGCGCCCGTGTGCCCGCTGTCGCCGCCGCACGGCGTCGAGACGTACCTCATCACGCGATACGACGACGCGCGTGCCGCCCTGGCCGACCCCCGGCTGAGCAAGGACATGTACGGCGCCATCGACGCCTACCACCGCATCTTCGGTGACTCGTCGATCGCGCTGGACGACAACATGCTCTTCTCCGACCCGCCGAAGCACACCAGGCTCAGGAGAATCGTCGGCAGCACTTTCACGCCGAAAAGGGTGGAATCGCTGCGTACCCGCGTGCAGGAGATCACCGATGATCTGCTGGACCAATGCCCGACGTCGGGTCCGGTGAACCTGCTCCCGGAGTTCTGCTTCCCGCTGCCGCTGCACGTCATCTGTGAACTCCTGGGCGTCCCGGAAAACGAACGCAAACAGGCTCAGGAATGGTCCGCCACCGTCGCGCAGACCGGTTTCGGACCGGAGGCGCGAAAGGCGCTGGAAATCGCCGAGGGAAACCTGCGCGGCTATCTCGCGGAGCTGTGCGCACGGAAGCGGACTGAGCCGGACGGAGGTCTGCTCAGCGCACTCGTCACGGCCCAGGACCAGGAGGGCTCGCTCACCGACCACGAACTCGTCTCGACGGCGTGGGTGCTCCTCTTCGCGGGCCACAAGTCGACGGCGTACCAGATCGGAAACGCCGTCTACCACTTGCTCAGCCGACCGGATCAGAAGGAACTGGCGCTCCGGGACGCGAGCGCCATGAACGCGGCGATCGAGGAGATCTTCCGGTTCGAGACCTCCGTGGAGAACTCCACCTTCCGTCACGCGACGGAAGACATCGTGATCCGTGACCAGCTCATCCCCAAGGGAGCGCTCGTCCAGATCTCGATCACCGGGGCCAACCGGGACCCGGAGATGTTCGCCGAGCCGAACGAGATGGACGTCCAGCGGCCGAACGTCCAGGCGACGCATCTCGCCTTCGGGTACGGCCCGCACTACTGCATCGGCGCGCCGCTGGCGCGGCTGGAGATGCAGACCGCCCTCACCTCGCTCTTCGGGCGATTCCCCGACATGGCCCTGGCCGTGGCGCCGGAGGACGCGCGCTGGCTGACCGTGCCGTTCCCCGCCTTCCGCGGGCTCGCGGAACTCCCGGTCGTCCTCGACCCGTCATGA
- a CDS encoding FAD-dependent monooxygenase, giving the protein MSGHEAESVPVLIVGGSLVGLSTSVFLGRLGIEHMLVERHAATSTHPRGRGNNVRTMEIYRTAGLESRIRDAARVLAGNDGILQVDTLTGKQRRWIIGDIAGGMDVSRVSSSDWCLCSQNDLEPVLLSYATEQGADIRFNSEMLSFAQHGEGVQARIRHRETGETYTVNADFLVAADGPRSPVRNQLGIGQSGPGELFHNVSVTFRSRALRNHVGEKRFVVCYVTNPQGEGALLPVDNEERWVIHVPWSPDRGEELEDFTDERLAAHIRAAVGVADIDVEITGKAPWHASKRVADSYGEVRVFLAGDAVHEMPPTGAFGSNTGIQDAHNLAWKLASVLRGWAGLPLLDTYERERRPIALATGTRACVQAADEQHPGFSPAAGRNNDPADLMTVALCYRYASPAVLDAPAERPIVPDAFQLGGEPGSRAPHMWVTRGGGRISTLDLYERSFVLLAGSGGQKWRAAAEKASSNLGLPVDVYLVGTGPDHDLAPAPDADWAELHGTAEDGAVLVRPDGFVAWRADAAMPDADRVLTKVLQSVLCRD; this is encoded by the coding sequence GTGAGCGGACACGAAGCGGAATCTGTACCAGTTCTCATCGTCGGCGGATCCCTGGTGGGTCTTTCCACTTCGGTTTTCCTGGGGCGCCTCGGCATCGAGCACATGCTCGTGGAGCGCCATGCCGCGACATCGACGCATCCGCGTGGCCGCGGCAACAACGTGCGCACCATGGAGATCTACCGGACCGCGGGCCTCGAATCACGTATTCGGGACGCGGCCCGCGTGCTCGCCGGAAACGACGGCATTCTCCAGGTGGACACCCTCACCGGGAAGCAGCGCCGCTGGATCATCGGGGACATCGCCGGGGGCATGGACGTCTCGCGGGTCAGCTCCTCGGACTGGTGCCTGTGCAGTCAGAACGATCTCGAGCCGGTCCTGCTGAGCTACGCCACCGAGCAGGGCGCCGACATCCGCTTCAACTCGGAGATGCTCTCCTTCGCACAGCACGGCGAGGGGGTGCAGGCCCGGATCAGGCACCGGGAGACCGGTGAGACGTACACGGTGAACGCCGACTTCCTGGTGGCCGCCGACGGCCCGCGCAGCCCCGTCCGCAACCAGTTGGGGATCGGCCAGTCGGGGCCGGGCGAGCTGTTCCACAACGTCAGCGTCACGTTCCGCAGCAGGGCGCTGAGGAACCACGTCGGAGAGAAACGATTCGTCGTCTGCTATGTCACCAACCCCCAGGGCGAAGGTGCCCTGCTGCCGGTGGACAACGAGGAGCGATGGGTGATCCACGTGCCCTGGTCTCCCGACCGGGGCGAAGAGCTGGAGGACTTCACCGACGAGAGGCTGGCGGCCCACATCCGCGCTGCCGTCGGCGTCGCGGACATCGACGTCGAGATCACGGGCAAGGCGCCCTGGCACGCGTCGAAGCGGGTCGCGGACAGCTACGGCGAGGTCCGGGTCTTCCTGGCCGGCGACGCGGTCCACGAGATGCCGCCCACCGGGGCGTTCGGCTCCAACACCGGGATCCAGGACGCCCACAACCTCGCCTGGAAACTGGCCTCGGTGCTCCGCGGCTGGGCGGGCCTGCCGTTGCTCGACACCTACGAGCGTGAACGACGGCCCATCGCCCTCGCGACGGGCACGCGCGCGTGCGTCCAGGCGGCCGACGAGCAGCACCCGGGGTTCAGTCCCGCCGCGGGACGCAACAACGACCCGGCGGACCTGATGACCGTCGCCCTGTGCTACCGGTACGCGTCCCCTGCCGTGCTGGACGCCCCCGCGGAGCGGCCGATCGTCCCCGACGCCTTCCAGCTGGGCGGCGAGCCGGGGAGCCGGGCGCCGCACATGTGGGTGACGAGAGGGGGCGGCAGGATCTCCACGCTCGACCTGTACGAGCGTTCCTTCGTGCTGCTCGCCGGGTCCGGCGGGCAGAAGTGGCGGGCGGCGGCGGAGAAGGCCTCCTCGAACCTGGGCCTCCCGGTCGACGTGTACCTCGTGGGCACGGGCCCCGACCACGACCTCGCCCCCGCCCCGGACGCCGACTGGGCGGAGCTGCACGGCACGGCCGAGGACGGTGCCGTACTCGTACGCCCCGACGGTTTCGTCGCCTGGCGGGCGGACGCCGCCATGCCGGACGCCGATCGCGTGCTGACCAAGGTGCTGCAGTCCGTGCTCTGCCGCGACTGA